GTGACGGATCAAAGCACTGGCCAATATTTGAGACTTTCGAGATCAGCATCAGCCAACAACCGTGCCCACTTGACTTTTTACCAGTGTCAGTTCAACATTGTGCATCCAAATTTTTACAAATTTATGACTTGACCTAGAGAATGAAAGTTTTACCAGATGCAGATAATCATATGCTTCACTAAGGAAGCCCTTCATTgctagttctaaagtgatgtTTTCGAATTAGTAACAGAGGCTTGGGCTCATTTGTttaactgtcaacttgagatttgaatccgtggcggaagGATGTAGTTCCGCGCACAAGGGTTTTTTAGGCTGTGCACCTATGACCCAATCAAAGCCGTGCTGTTATAGAACCACATCGCACTATATATTGAGTAGCAGTGTGTATCCATAGTTAACAAGGTATAGATATACATAAACTGATCAAGAAAACAGTACTGGTATTGGACTAGCATTGGTATCGGCAGATACTAAAGGTTGCAGCACTGATATCGGACATGAAGAAGTGGTATTGGGCCATCCCTAATTTTATGCCAAAATTGTTTAAATCAGACGTTACTCTAACCTTGATGTATGCGCTGGGGTAAATCTTGTGTACAGCATCGCCAGGGGCACGGCCGGCCTCCCGGTCTAAGTAGTAGCTCTGAACAAAGACGGCGTGATCGCTCAGACAGCGCACCCAAACGTCCCCTTCACCTTTACACTCCAGCTGGACGCCTTTCCCAATGTGCAGTCTGAAAACAGGCATGCAACAAATCAGATCAACTCGACTGATAATCAAATATCCGCAATAATCATGATTACTGCGACAGTGCTACCTCGCCCGTTCGATGGCCTCCGTTCTGTGGACGTTGCTGAGCTGGCCAAGGCAGAAGCGATCTCCTCCAGATGGGTCCACATAGCCGTCGACGGTCACGATCGGACAGGAGGAGGGAACTTTAAAGGTCTCTCCCACTTGAACGTCCATCTCGAAATAAGCAATGGAGCACCAGTATTCAGGAGCTGCTTGAGACGAGAAGATTGTAAGACATTCAATGATGAATGGAACAAGATCTTAAGGGAATGAAACTCTTACCAGGATGGTTGGATATCGGTGGCTGAAATGCGATTTCATTGTGAACAGGCcctgaggagaaaaaaaaattatgagacagtCAAGTGTGAGAAAGTCATCATATGTTCTGGTTGACGTGAGACACTCACAGTAGTGTGCCGGATGCGCCATGGGCGGATGATGCTGAAGATGGCCGTTCTGATGGTGAGGGACAGTGGGGGTGAAATTACTGTTCCTCGACCAGGTGGAAGTGGCATCTGTGGACACAAGAAGAGAGAACGCACATCTGACACCAGACCTGCTGTCATGAAGCAGACTTATTCATATCTGAATGTGCTGGATGCAGGAGATGCTGAAAAGCTTTCGGACTCTGGGTGCAGGGTATCTGCGGGGTTttgaaatcaaatttaaagCTTTTCAAGACctgcacaaataaaatggatacCGTATTGGGGAGGGGATGTAGGTCAATGTTTATGATGACATCCTAAACcataaaatgacagtaaaaacgacgatttaaacaaatttacatttcaaagaataaaattataagtcacatttcagcctttaaaccatttttttttttttttttttaagaaaatggtCAAAATGATAACAGATTTATGAGTCAAAATGCATGTATGCTGCGTAAAAACATCCTTTGCATCAAAAAAACGGCAGATGCGCTGAATAAAagtgcaaattcactctctgatgGCGATTATGGAACTGCAGAAATATAGCGGTGACCCCGGTTCCatctgtaaacaaagctttattaGGGAAATATACGGAGGTGATATGAAAAGAAGATGCCAGAGAAACTTTCCTCACTGAAAGGCGACGAGTTGTCAGGTatcatataaatgtaaacattgaCATAATTCATCAACTGATCAAAGCAAATGCTTGGCATAAATACGCGGTATTCATTGATTGTGAACTGCAACAGTGCCGAGTTTTTACTTGaaacatgcacatttttttaaaattaaatcatcGCCTTCTGAAATTTAATTATCACACTAAACCATTTCGTGTTTTTCCGTCCCCAAACTTACGACCACTTGAAGTAATAATTAAGACTTTTCTTACACCATTTAAgaaccccctgtggtgaaaattaagtttttaatgttgtttatatgtctatgtggtgtttttaatatgctttaaaacaaaccaattgcaaattcattttcaaactgcagtgatctaaatacagtctcaaaaacgcagtttgaaatcgctggtgttcctgacatcacaaactaccctGTAGCCAGTCACATCAAGTgggggcgggctttagcatatcattactaTTCTGCGAAGCAGGGGAGTCACatgagaagccaggttatcccagtttatttttctgctgatatgaaaaatgtggtagatttagcaatatagcgggtgtatgatgtatactacgatgttatgatgaactttctccactgacattctaagatgttcaaaacatttctaaggatgctgattttcaGAAGGCATCTGAGATGGTTAACGGGAACATTGTTTCTGTAACATTACCAAcacagctgtttgataacgtagtcaagcaaaaggctaatcatattaattactgttatgtgtccgatgttgaaAAGAgcaataccattgtgcagcgtttacctcagtaagttgaccgagtggatctttgagcttgtgtgagtgaatggaggtggggctaattagcatattcatagatctgcgtatactaaatgaggcaagggtgtagagttatattcatgaagaaaacacatctgaatgtgtcattttagtgatcaaagatgagtttaagggataaaattattgactgcagaGGAGATATTTCAGACTTTTTATGGCCTTAAATTTGATCAGTTTTTAAGGACCCCTGTGGGTGGAGGTTCACTGATGGCTTACTGTGATGGTATGTGGAGGGCTGGCCTGGTGGGAAGCCATTCTGCTGTGAGCCCTGCCCTGTCCCTGATGCAATCTGCAGCAGACTCTCACTGCTATGGTTTCCTGTCAGAACACTATTGGGCTGAGCTGGGGAGAGAGGCGGCAtgcacacatcaacacacacaaaccattGAACACTAGGACTGGGCGGCAGGACCACAAGCGTGCATCACAGCACAGGAGATTTAATAATTATGGCATTGttatatatcataatatatagTGACGCACCAAAATTTCAGCAACTAAAATAGACTTTGTTTGCATGTTcaaaaaaaaactgctgatGCGCATTCTACAGATGTTTTTTTCACATTCCACTTGGTATTTTCGCATTAGTCCATGTTTCTTTGTCATTCTAATGCAACGGCCTACTGTGGTATAAACAGTACAGCTGAATCTCTCCGGTCACACCGCCCAGCCCTATTAAACACCAATGAAGAGTATGACGCCTACACAAACGAGAAAGCTTTTCAGCATGGCCTATGCATTCAAGGATATAATAAGGAACTGTGACGTGTGTCGTACTTGTTGATCCCACCGCGATGCTGGAGAAGGCGGAGGTGGAGGCGGAGCTGCTGCCCTCTGCTGGCGGCAGCATGGCGGGCGCATTAAAAGGCTCCGGGGCCACCGGTCTGGAGGGAGGGTGTTGAATCGTCTGCATGTGTCCCTCAGTGCTGGGCAGAGACTGCTGCGATTCATAATCATATTCATCCTTCACCATCAGGCCTGATGGACCTGAAAGCAATCATATAGAGACACACATTTCATGTCAAGtctgaaaaacattttacttccataa
The DNA window shown above is from Ctenopharyngodon idella isolate HZGC_01 chromosome 10, HZGC01, whole genome shotgun sequence and carries:
- the smad4a gene encoding mothers against decapentaplegic homolog 4a isoform X1, with translation MSITNTPTSNDACLSIVHSLMCHRQGGESETFAKRAIESLVKKLKEKKDELDSLITAITTNGAHPSKCVTIQRTLDGRLQVAGRKGFPHVIYARLWRWPDLHKNELKHVKYCQFAFDLKCDSVCVNPYHYERVVSPGIDLSGLTLSGSGPSGLMVKDEYDYESQQSLPSTEGHMQTIQHPPSRPVAPEPFNAPAMLPPAEGSSSASTSAFSSIAVGSTTQPNSVLTGNHSSESLLQIASGTGQGSQQNGFPPGQPSTYHHNATSTWSRNSNFTPTVPHHQNGHLQHHPPMAHPAHYWPVHNEIAFQPPISNHPAPEYWCSIAYFEMDVQVGETFKVPSSCPIVTVDGYVDPSGGDRFCLGQLSNVHRTEAIERARLHIGKGVQLECKGEGDVWVRCLSDHAVFVQSYYLDREAGRAPGDAVHKIYPSAYIKVFDLRQCHRQMQQQAATAQAAAAAQAAAVAGNIPGPGSVGGIAPAISLSAAAGIGVDDLRRLCILRMSFVKGWGPDYPRQSIKETPCWIEIHLHRALQLLDEVLHTMPIADPTPLD